One genomic region from Equus asinus isolate D_3611 breed Donkey chromosome 10, EquAss-T2T_v2, whole genome shotgun sequence encodes:
- the SLC34A3 gene encoding sodium-dependent phosphate transport protein 2C isoform X6, with amino-acid sequence MWPGEGPCPPPTCRWRHNVVNRHCSPLGLGSGELCGAQPSLNLDLNWMTSGAGALPAPLTQKASFPPADQGRDDHDKVCRTWGRLPQGPLANRLGGQHAVSSSVPQASTCGSLAPKAGAQPCNAPGLAWGLSREKLPSKRVGLGAQSACPKVTLGPGQGRCLGLRQVPGGLSSWVNINGAQRTAGHVCAQQIFDLQRLPPYTSSPQVPPHYPHSGQVPPTTLDLVGLVNRSLGNAGTRSPTAKVSACLCPPIRPCPIALGTSGSALVLEERDTDPWALPELKDTGQSWKELSLAGRVLRVVIGFLKACGLLGSLYLFICSLDILSSAFQLLGSKVAGDIFKDNMVLSNPVAGLVIGVLVTVLVQSSSTSSSIVVSMVASKLLTVQASVPIIMGVNVGTSITSTLVSMAQSGDRDEFRRAFGGSAVHSIFNWLTVLILLPLESAMAPLERLSALALGTTSLQPGGRAPDILKVLTQPLTHLVVQLDANVITGSATGNATNSSLVKRWCGTRGEMTTGNGSNCGVAASDSCPERNSSAALEHLPCHHLFAGTALTDLAVGFILLAASLLGLCSCLVLLVKLLNSVLRGRVAQAVRTVINADFPFPFGWLSGYLAILVGASLTFMLQSSSVFTAAIVPLMGRPHPLLLQPGRHPAVVRGACPAAAHSTGQALRGPDRPIPLGGHCLPAAQLPAAATGHLWALPGRRHSAGCRWGAPGRAGALRCPDQRPAAAPASLATPPSAVLGLAAPLAPVSGALGPPGEPLLPLQGPQPTSGHRQGGPLPREP; translated from the exons AtgtggcctggggaggggccctgccctccccccacttgcAGATGGAGACACAACGTAGTCAACCGTCACTGCTCACCGCTGGGACTGGGCTCCGGGGAGCTCTGTGGAGCCCAGCCCTCCCTGAACCTGGATCTGAACTGGATGACCTCTGGGGCTggtgccctccctgctcccctgacGCAAAAGGCTTCCTTCCCACCAGCTGACCAGGGCAGGGATGACCACGATAAGGTCTGCAGAACTTGGGGCAGACTTCCCCAGGGGCCCCTGGCCAACCGGCTGGGCGGGCAGCATGCAGTGTCCAGCAGTGTTCCACAGGCGTCTACTTGTGGAAGTCTAGCACCAAAGGCCGGCGCCCAGCCCTGCAACGCCCCTGGCCTGGCTTGGGGCCTGTCCAGGGAGAAACTCCCCTCCAAGAGGGTTGGGCTGGGGGCCCAGAGTGCCTGCCCCAAGGTGACATTGGGACCTGGACAAGGCAGGTGCCTGGGGCTACGGCAGGTACCTGGGGGACTCAGCTCCTGGGTAAACATTAATGGGGCTCAGCGCACAGCAGGTCATGTGTGCGCCCAGCAGATCTTTGACCTGCAGCGGCTCCCGCCCTATACCTCTTCCCCACAGGTGCCCCCTCACTACCCACACAG TGGCCAGGTCCCCCCCACTACTCTGGACCTGGTTGGCCTGGTTAACCGGAGTCTGGGAAATGCAGGTACCAGGAGCCCCACGGCCAAGGTCTCCGCCTGCCTCTGCCCACCCATCAGGCCCTGTCCCATTGCTCTGG GGACCTCTGGTTCTGCCCTGGTCTTGGAAGAGAGGGACACGGACCCCTGGGCCCTCCCTGAGCTGAAGGACACTGGCCAATCCTGGAAAG AGCTCAGCTTGGCCGGCAGGGTGCTCCGGGTGGTCATTGGCTTCCTCAAGGCCTGTGGGCTCCTGGGCAGCCTCTACCTCTTCATCTGCTCCCTGgacatcctcagctctgcctTCCAGCTGCTGGGCA GCAAAGTGGCCGGAGACATCTTCAAGGACAACATGGTGTTGTCCAACCCTGTGGCTGGACTGGTCATTGGTGTGCTGGTCACAGTTCTCGTGCAGAGCTCCAGCACGTCCTCCTCCATTGTGGTCAGCATGGTGGCCTCTAAGT TGCTGACCGTCCAGGCTTCGGTGCCCATCATCATGGGCGTCAATGTGGGCACGTCCATCACCAGCACCCTGGTCTCAATGGCACAGTCAGGGGACCGGGATGAGTTTCGGAG GGCCTTTGGAGGCTCAGCCGTGCACAGCATCTTCAACTGGCTCACAGTGCTGATCTTGCTGCCACTGGAGAGTGCCATGGCCCCACTGGAGAGGCTCAGCGCTCTAGCCCTGGGCACCACCAGCCTGCAGCCTGGGGGGCGTGCACCTGACATCCTCAAGGTGCTGACGCAGCCACTCACACACCTTGTTGTGCAG CTGGATGCCAATGTGATTACGGGAAGTGCCACAGGCAATGCCACCAACAGCAGCCTCGTCAAGCGATGGTGTGGCACCAGGGGGGAGATG ACCACGGGGAATGGCAGCAACTGTGGAGTGGCCGCCTCCGACTCCTGCCCTGAGAGGAACAGCTCAGCCGCCCTGGAGCACCTGCCCT GCCACCACCTGTTCGCAGGAACGGCGCTCACGGACCTGGCCGTGGGCTTCATCCTGCTGGCAGCTTCCCTGCTCGGGCTCTGCTCCTGCCTCGTCCTCCTCGTCAAGCTGCTCAACTCCGTGCTGCGCGGCCGTGTTGCCCAGGCCGTGAGGACTGTCATCAACGCTG ACTTCCCCTTCCCATTCGGCTGGCTCAGCGGCTACCTGGCCATCCTCGTGGGTGCCAGCCTGACCTTCATGCTCCAGAGCAGCAGCGTCTTTACGGCCGCCATTGTGCCGCTCATGG GTCGCCCTCATCCACTTCTTCTTCAACCTGGGCGGCATCCTGCTGTGGTACGTGGTGCCTGTCCTGCGGCTGCCCATTCCACTGGCCAAGCGCTTCGGGGACCTGACCGCCCAATACCGCTGGGTGGCCATTGCCTACCTGCTGCTCAGcttcctgctgctgccactggcCACCTTTGGGCTCTCCCTGGCAGGCGGCACAGTGCTGGCTGCCGTTGGGGGGCCCCTGGCCGGGCTGGTGCTCTTCGTTGTCCTGATCAACGTCCTGCAGCAGCACCGGCCAGCCTGGCTACCCCACCATCTGCGGTCCTGGGCCTGGCTGCCCCTCTGGCTCCGGTCTCTGGAGCCCTGGGACCGCCTGGTGAGCCGCTGCTGCCCCTGCAGGGCCCGCAGCCCACCTCGGGCCACCGCCAAGGAGGCCCACTGCCACGAGAACCCTGA
- the SLC34A3 gene encoding sodium-dependent phosphate transport protein 2C isoform X15: MPNSLTSGQVPPTTLDLVGLVNRSLGNAGTSGSALVLEERDTDPWALPELKDTGQSWKELSLAGRVLRVVIGFLKACGLLGSLYLFICSLDILSSAFQLLGSKVAGDIFKDNMVLSNPVAGLVIGVLVTVLVQSSSTSSSIVVSMVASKLLTVQASVPIIMGVNVGTSITSTLVSMAQSGDRDEFRRAFGGSAVHSIFNWLTVLILLPLESAMAPLERLSALALGTTSLQPGGRAPDILKVLTQPLTHLVVQLDANVITGSATGNATNSSLVKRWCGTRGEMTTGNGSNCGVAASDSCPERNSSAALEHLPCHHLFAGTALTDLAVGFILLAASLLGLCSCLVLLVKLLNSVLRGRVAQAVRTVINADFPFPFGWLSGYLAILVGASLTFMLQSSSVFTAAIVPLMGRPHPLLLQPGRHPAVVRGACPAAAHSTGQALRGPDRPIPLGGHCLPAAQLPAAATGHLWALPGRRHSAGCRWGAPGRAGALRCPDQRPAAAPASLATPPSAVLGLAAPLAPVSGALGPPGEPLLPLQGPQPTSGHRQGGPLPREP; this comes from the exons ATGCCGAATTCCCTCACCAGTGGCCAGGTCCCCCCCACTACTCTGGACCTGGTTGGCCTGGTTAACCGGAGTCTGGGAAATGCAG GGACCTCTGGTTCTGCCCTGGTCTTGGAAGAGAGGGACACGGACCCCTGGGCCCTCCCTGAGCTGAAGGACACTGGCCAATCCTGGAAAG AGCTCAGCTTGGCCGGCAGGGTGCTCCGGGTGGTCATTGGCTTCCTCAAGGCCTGTGGGCTCCTGGGCAGCCTCTACCTCTTCATCTGCTCCCTGgacatcctcagctctgcctTCCAGCTGCTGGGCA GCAAAGTGGCCGGAGACATCTTCAAGGACAACATGGTGTTGTCCAACCCTGTGGCTGGACTGGTCATTGGTGTGCTGGTCACAGTTCTCGTGCAGAGCTCCAGCACGTCCTCCTCCATTGTGGTCAGCATGGTGGCCTCTAAGT TGCTGACCGTCCAGGCTTCGGTGCCCATCATCATGGGCGTCAATGTGGGCACGTCCATCACCAGCACCCTGGTCTCAATGGCACAGTCAGGGGACCGGGATGAGTTTCGGAG GGCCTTTGGAGGCTCAGCCGTGCACAGCATCTTCAACTGGCTCACAGTGCTGATCTTGCTGCCACTGGAGAGTGCCATGGCCCCACTGGAGAGGCTCAGCGCTCTAGCCCTGGGCACCACCAGCCTGCAGCCTGGGGGGCGTGCACCTGACATCCTCAAGGTGCTGACGCAGCCACTCACACACCTTGTTGTGCAG CTGGATGCCAATGTGATTACGGGAAGTGCCACAGGCAATGCCACCAACAGCAGCCTCGTCAAGCGATGGTGTGGCACCAGGGGGGAGATG ACCACGGGGAATGGCAGCAACTGTGGAGTGGCCGCCTCCGACTCCTGCCCTGAGAGGAACAGCTCAGCCGCCCTGGAGCACCTGCCCT GCCACCACCTGTTCGCAGGAACGGCGCTCACGGACCTGGCCGTGGGCTTCATCCTGCTGGCAGCTTCCCTGCTCGGGCTCTGCTCCTGCCTCGTCCTCCTCGTCAAGCTGCTCAACTCCGTGCTGCGCGGCCGTGTTGCCCAGGCCGTGAGGACTGTCATCAACGCTG ACTTCCCCTTCCCATTCGGCTGGCTCAGCGGCTACCTGGCCATCCTCGTGGGTGCCAGCCTGACCTTCATGCTCCAGAGCAGCAGCGTCTTTACGGCCGCCATTGTGCCGCTCATGG GTCGCCCTCATCCACTTCTTCTTCAACCTGGGCGGCATCCTGCTGTGGTACGTGGTGCCTGTCCTGCGGCTGCCCATTCCACTGGCCAAGCGCTTCGGGGACCTGACCGCCCAATACCGCTGGGTGGCCATTGCCTACCTGCTGCTCAGcttcctgctgctgccactggcCACCTTTGGGCTCTCCCTGGCAGGCGGCACAGTGCTGGCTGCCGTTGGGGGGCCCCTGGCCGGGCTGGTGCTCTTCGTTGTCCTGATCAACGTCCTGCAGCAGCACCGGCCAGCCTGGCTACCCCACCATCTGCGGTCCTGGGCCTGGCTGCCCCTCTGGCTCCGGTCTCTGGAGCCCTGGGACCGCCTGGTGAGCCGCTGCTGCCCCTGCAGGGCCCGCAGCCCACCTCGGGCCACCGCCAAGGAGGCCCACTGCCACGAGAACCCTGA
- the SLC34A3 gene encoding sodium-dependent phosphate transport protein 2C isoform X10, translating into MWPGEGPCPPPTCRWRHNVVNRHCSPLGLGSGELCGAQPSLNLDLNWMTSGAGALPAPLTQKASFPPADQGRDDHDKVCRTWGRLPQGPLANRLGGQHAVSSSVPQASTCGSLAPKAGAQPCNAPGLAWGLSREKLPSKRVGLGAQSACPKVTLGPGQGRCLGLRQVPGGLSSWVNINGAQRTAGHVCAQQIFDLQRLPPYTSSPQVPPHYPHSGQVPPTTLDLVGLVNRSLGNAGTRSPTAKVSACLCPPIRPCPIALGTSGSALVLEERDTDPWALPELKDTGQSWKELSLAGRVLRVVIGFLKACGLLGSLYLFICSLDILSSAFQLLGSKVAGDIFKDNMVLSNPVAGLVIGVLVTVLVQSSSTSSSIVVSMVASKLLTVQASVPIIMGVNVGTSITSTLVSMAQSGDRDEFRRAFGGSAVHSIFNWLTVLILLPLESAMAPLERLSALALGTTSLQPGGRAPDILKVLTQPLTHLVVQLDANVITGSATGNATNSSLVKRWCGTRGEMTTGNGSNCGVAASDSCPERNSSAALEHLPCHHLFAGTALTDLAVGFILLAASLLGLCSCLVLLVKLLNSVLRGRVAQAVRTVINADFPFPFGWLSGYLAILVGASLTFMLQSSSVFTAAIVPLMGVRVISLERAYPLFLGSNIGTTTTALLAALASPADMLLSAVQEPDQSPGLGGQVNSGMRRIGVTRHEVCTS; encoded by the exons AtgtggcctggggaggggccctgccctccccccacttgcAGATGGAGACACAACGTAGTCAACCGTCACTGCTCACCGCTGGGACTGGGCTCCGGGGAGCTCTGTGGAGCCCAGCCCTCCCTGAACCTGGATCTGAACTGGATGACCTCTGGGGCTggtgccctccctgctcccctgacGCAAAAGGCTTCCTTCCCACCAGCTGACCAGGGCAGGGATGACCACGATAAGGTCTGCAGAACTTGGGGCAGACTTCCCCAGGGGCCCCTGGCCAACCGGCTGGGCGGGCAGCATGCAGTGTCCAGCAGTGTTCCACAGGCGTCTACTTGTGGAAGTCTAGCACCAAAGGCCGGCGCCCAGCCCTGCAACGCCCCTGGCCTGGCTTGGGGCCTGTCCAGGGAGAAACTCCCCTCCAAGAGGGTTGGGCTGGGGGCCCAGAGTGCCTGCCCCAAGGTGACATTGGGACCTGGACAAGGCAGGTGCCTGGGGCTACGGCAGGTACCTGGGGGACTCAGCTCCTGGGTAAACATTAATGGGGCTCAGCGCACAGCAGGTCATGTGTGCGCCCAGCAGATCTTTGACCTGCAGCGGCTCCCGCCCTATACCTCTTCCCCACAGGTGCCCCCTCACTACCCACACAG TGGCCAGGTCCCCCCCACTACTCTGGACCTGGTTGGCCTGGTTAACCGGAGTCTGGGAAATGCAGGTACCAGGAGCCCCACGGCCAAGGTCTCCGCCTGCCTCTGCCCACCCATCAGGCCCTGTCCCATTGCTCTGG GGACCTCTGGTTCTGCCCTGGTCTTGGAAGAGAGGGACACGGACCCCTGGGCCCTCCCTGAGCTGAAGGACACTGGCCAATCCTGGAAAG AGCTCAGCTTGGCCGGCAGGGTGCTCCGGGTGGTCATTGGCTTCCTCAAGGCCTGTGGGCTCCTGGGCAGCCTCTACCTCTTCATCTGCTCCCTGgacatcctcagctctgcctTCCAGCTGCTGGGCA GCAAAGTGGCCGGAGACATCTTCAAGGACAACATGGTGTTGTCCAACCCTGTGGCTGGACTGGTCATTGGTGTGCTGGTCACAGTTCTCGTGCAGAGCTCCAGCACGTCCTCCTCCATTGTGGTCAGCATGGTGGCCTCTAAGT TGCTGACCGTCCAGGCTTCGGTGCCCATCATCATGGGCGTCAATGTGGGCACGTCCATCACCAGCACCCTGGTCTCAATGGCACAGTCAGGGGACCGGGATGAGTTTCGGAG GGCCTTTGGAGGCTCAGCCGTGCACAGCATCTTCAACTGGCTCACAGTGCTGATCTTGCTGCCACTGGAGAGTGCCATGGCCCCACTGGAGAGGCTCAGCGCTCTAGCCCTGGGCACCACCAGCCTGCAGCCTGGGGGGCGTGCACCTGACATCCTCAAGGTGCTGACGCAGCCACTCACACACCTTGTTGTGCAG CTGGATGCCAATGTGATTACGGGAAGTGCCACAGGCAATGCCACCAACAGCAGCCTCGTCAAGCGATGGTGTGGCACCAGGGGGGAGATG ACCACGGGGAATGGCAGCAACTGTGGAGTGGCCGCCTCCGACTCCTGCCCTGAGAGGAACAGCTCAGCCGCCCTGGAGCACCTGCCCT GCCACCACCTGTTCGCAGGAACGGCGCTCACGGACCTGGCCGTGGGCTTCATCCTGCTGGCAGCTTCCCTGCTCGGGCTCTGCTCCTGCCTCGTCCTCCTCGTCAAGCTGCTCAACTCCGTGCTGCGCGGCCGTGTTGCCCAGGCCGTGAGGACTGTCATCAACGCTG ACTTCCCCTTCCCATTCGGCTGGCTCAGCGGCTACCTGGCCATCCTCGTGGGTGCCAGCCTGACCTTCATGCTCCAGAGCAGCAGCGTCTTTACGGCCGCCATTGTGCCGCTCATGG GGGTGAGGGTGATCAGCCTGGAGCGTGCGTACCCCCTCTTCCTGGGCTCTAACATTGGCACCACCACCACGGCTCTGCTGGCGGCCCTAGCCAGCCCCGCAGACATGCTGCTCAGCGCCGTCCAG GAGCCAGaccagagcccagggctgggtgGCCAAGTCAACTCAGGGATGAGAAGGATCGGGGTCACTAGGCATGAGGTGTGCACAAGCTaa
- the SLC34A3 gene encoding sodium-dependent phosphate transport protein 2C isoform X9 — protein sequence MWPGEGPCPPPTCRWRHNVVNRHCSPLGLGSGELCGAQPSLNLDLNWMTSGAGALPAPLTQKASFPPADQGRDDHDKVCRTWGRLPQGPLANRLGGQHAVSSSVPQASTCGSLAPKAGAQPCNAPGLAWGLSREKLPSKRVGLGAQSACPKVTLGPGQGRCLGLRQVPGGLSSWVNINGAQRTAGHVCAQQIFDLQRLPPYTSSPQVPPHYPHSGQVPPTTLDLVGLVNRSLGNAGTRSPTAKVSACLCPPIRPCPIALGTSGSALVLEERDTDPWALPELKDTGQSWKELSLAGRVLRVVIGFLKACGLLGSLYLFICSLDILSSAFQLLGSKVAGDIFKDNMVLSNPVAGLVIGVLVTVLVQSSSTSSSIVVSMVASKLLTVQASVPIIMGVNVGTSITSTLVSMAQSGDRDEFRRAFGGSAVHSIFNWLTVLILLPLESAMAPLERLSALALGTTSLQPGGRAPDILKVLTQPLTHLVVQLDANVITGSATGNATNSSLVKRWCGTRGEMTTGNGSNCGVAASDSCPERNSSAALEHLPCEARRLPLPLPTPQAGHHSPAPTLPPGHHLFAGTALTDLAVGFILLAASLLGLCSCLVLLVKLLNSVLRGRVAQAVRTVINADFPFPFGWLSGYLAILVGASLTFMLQSSSVFTAAIVPLMGVRVISLERAYPLFLGSNIGTTTTALLAALASPADMLLSAVQEPDQSPGLGGQVNSGMRRIGVTRHEVCTS from the exons AtgtggcctggggaggggccctgccctccccccacttgcAGATGGAGACACAACGTAGTCAACCGTCACTGCTCACCGCTGGGACTGGGCTCCGGGGAGCTCTGTGGAGCCCAGCCCTCCCTGAACCTGGATCTGAACTGGATGACCTCTGGGGCTggtgccctccctgctcccctgacGCAAAAGGCTTCCTTCCCACCAGCTGACCAGGGCAGGGATGACCACGATAAGGTCTGCAGAACTTGGGGCAGACTTCCCCAGGGGCCCCTGGCCAACCGGCTGGGCGGGCAGCATGCAGTGTCCAGCAGTGTTCCACAGGCGTCTACTTGTGGAAGTCTAGCACCAAAGGCCGGCGCCCAGCCCTGCAACGCCCCTGGCCTGGCTTGGGGCCTGTCCAGGGAGAAACTCCCCTCCAAGAGGGTTGGGCTGGGGGCCCAGAGTGCCTGCCCCAAGGTGACATTGGGACCTGGACAAGGCAGGTGCCTGGGGCTACGGCAGGTACCTGGGGGACTCAGCTCCTGGGTAAACATTAATGGGGCTCAGCGCACAGCAGGTCATGTGTGCGCCCAGCAGATCTTTGACCTGCAGCGGCTCCCGCCCTATACCTCTTCCCCACAGGTGCCCCCTCACTACCCACACAG TGGCCAGGTCCCCCCCACTACTCTGGACCTGGTTGGCCTGGTTAACCGGAGTCTGGGAAATGCAGGTACCAGGAGCCCCACGGCCAAGGTCTCCGCCTGCCTCTGCCCACCCATCAGGCCCTGTCCCATTGCTCTGG GGACCTCTGGTTCTGCCCTGGTCTTGGAAGAGAGGGACACGGACCCCTGGGCCCTCCCTGAGCTGAAGGACACTGGCCAATCCTGGAAAG AGCTCAGCTTGGCCGGCAGGGTGCTCCGGGTGGTCATTGGCTTCCTCAAGGCCTGTGGGCTCCTGGGCAGCCTCTACCTCTTCATCTGCTCCCTGgacatcctcagctctgcctTCCAGCTGCTGGGCA GCAAAGTGGCCGGAGACATCTTCAAGGACAACATGGTGTTGTCCAACCCTGTGGCTGGACTGGTCATTGGTGTGCTGGTCACAGTTCTCGTGCAGAGCTCCAGCACGTCCTCCTCCATTGTGGTCAGCATGGTGGCCTCTAAGT TGCTGACCGTCCAGGCTTCGGTGCCCATCATCATGGGCGTCAATGTGGGCACGTCCATCACCAGCACCCTGGTCTCAATGGCACAGTCAGGGGACCGGGATGAGTTTCGGAG GGCCTTTGGAGGCTCAGCCGTGCACAGCATCTTCAACTGGCTCACAGTGCTGATCTTGCTGCCACTGGAGAGTGCCATGGCCCCACTGGAGAGGCTCAGCGCTCTAGCCCTGGGCACCACCAGCCTGCAGCCTGGGGGGCGTGCACCTGACATCCTCAAGGTGCTGACGCAGCCACTCACACACCTTGTTGTGCAG CTGGATGCCAATGTGATTACGGGAAGTGCCACAGGCAATGCCACCAACAGCAGCCTCGTCAAGCGATGGTGTGGCACCAGGGGGGAGATG ACCACGGGGAATGGCAGCAACTGTGGAGTGGCCGCCTCCGACTCCTGCCCTGAGAGGAACAGCTCAGCCGCCCTGGAGCACCTGCCCTGTGAGGCCCGGCGCCTGCCCCtacccctgcccaccccacaaGCTGGCCACCACTCACCTGCCCCCACCCTGCCACCAGGCCACCACCTGTTCGCAGGAACGGCGCTCACGGACCTGGCCGTGGGCTTCATCCTGCTGGCAGCTTCCCTGCTCGGGCTCTGCTCCTGCCTCGTCCTCCTCGTCAAGCTGCTCAACTCCGTGCTGCGCGGCCGTGTTGCCCAGGCCGTGAGGACTGTCATCAACGCTG ACTTCCCCTTCCCATTCGGCTGGCTCAGCGGCTACCTGGCCATCCTCGTGGGTGCCAGCCTGACCTTCATGCTCCAGAGCAGCAGCGTCTTTACGGCCGCCATTGTGCCGCTCATGG GGGTGAGGGTGATCAGCCTGGAGCGTGCGTACCCCCTCTTCCTGGGCTCTAACATTGGCACCACCACCACGGCTCTGCTGGCGGCCCTAGCCAGCCCCGCAGACATGCTGCTCAGCGCCGTCCAG GAGCCAGaccagagcccagggctgggtgGCCAAGTCAACTCAGGGATGAGAAGGATCGGGGTCACTAGGCATGAGGTGTGCACAAGCTaa
- the SLC34A3 gene encoding sodium-dependent phosphate transport protein 2C isoform X7 — protein sequence MWPGEGPCPPPTCRWRHNVVNRHCSPLGLGSGELCGAQPSLNLDLNWMTSGAGALPAPLTQKASFPPADQGRDDHDKVCRTWGRLPQGPLANRLGGQHAVSSSVPQASTCGSLAPKAGAQPCNAPGLAWGLSREKLPSKRVGLGAQSACPKVTLGPGQGRCLGLRQVPGGLSSWVNINGAQRTAGHVCAQQIFDLQRLPPYTSSPQVPPHYPHSGQVPPTTLDLVGLVNRSLGNAGTRSPTAKVSACLCPPIRPCPIALGTSGSALVLEERDTDPWALPELKDTGQSWKELSLAGRVLRVVIGFLKACGLLGSLYLFICSLDILSSAFQLLGSKVAGDIFKDNMVLSNPVAGLVIGVLVTVLVQSSSTSSSIVVSMVASKLLTVQASVPIIMGVNVGTSITSTLVSMAQSGDRDEFRRAFGGSAVHSIFNWLTVLILLPLESAMAPLERLSALALGTTSLQPGGRAPDILKVLTQPLTHLVVQLDANVITGSATGNATNSSLVKRWCGTRGEMTTGNGSNCGVAASDSCPERNSSAALEHLPCEARRLPLPLPTPQAGHHSPAPTLPPGHHLFAGTALTDLAVGFILLAASLLGLCSCLVLLVKLLNSVLRGRVAQAVRTVINADFPFPFGWLSGYLAILVGASLTFMLQSSSVFTAAIVPLMGVRVISLERAYPLFLGSNIGTTTTALLAALASPADMLLSAVQTLPGQAPAPPPPGSPPDCTCCTSPGVQQPLEGAVFPPHVALHLLPTGARPEPRAGWPSQLRDEKDRGH from the exons AtgtggcctggggaggggccctgccctccccccacttgcAGATGGAGACACAACGTAGTCAACCGTCACTGCTCACCGCTGGGACTGGGCTCCGGGGAGCTCTGTGGAGCCCAGCCCTCCCTGAACCTGGATCTGAACTGGATGACCTCTGGGGCTggtgccctccctgctcccctgacGCAAAAGGCTTCCTTCCCACCAGCTGACCAGGGCAGGGATGACCACGATAAGGTCTGCAGAACTTGGGGCAGACTTCCCCAGGGGCCCCTGGCCAACCGGCTGGGCGGGCAGCATGCAGTGTCCAGCAGTGTTCCACAGGCGTCTACTTGTGGAAGTCTAGCACCAAAGGCCGGCGCCCAGCCCTGCAACGCCCCTGGCCTGGCTTGGGGCCTGTCCAGGGAGAAACTCCCCTCCAAGAGGGTTGGGCTGGGGGCCCAGAGTGCCTGCCCCAAGGTGACATTGGGACCTGGACAAGGCAGGTGCCTGGGGCTACGGCAGGTACCTGGGGGACTCAGCTCCTGGGTAAACATTAATGGGGCTCAGCGCACAGCAGGTCATGTGTGCGCCCAGCAGATCTTTGACCTGCAGCGGCTCCCGCCCTATACCTCTTCCCCACAGGTGCCCCCTCACTACCCACACAG TGGCCAGGTCCCCCCCACTACTCTGGACCTGGTTGGCCTGGTTAACCGGAGTCTGGGAAATGCAGGTACCAGGAGCCCCACGGCCAAGGTCTCCGCCTGCCTCTGCCCACCCATCAGGCCCTGTCCCATTGCTCTGG GGACCTCTGGTTCTGCCCTGGTCTTGGAAGAGAGGGACACGGACCCCTGGGCCCTCCCTGAGCTGAAGGACACTGGCCAATCCTGGAAAG AGCTCAGCTTGGCCGGCAGGGTGCTCCGGGTGGTCATTGGCTTCCTCAAGGCCTGTGGGCTCCTGGGCAGCCTCTACCTCTTCATCTGCTCCCTGgacatcctcagctctgcctTCCAGCTGCTGGGCA GCAAAGTGGCCGGAGACATCTTCAAGGACAACATGGTGTTGTCCAACCCTGTGGCTGGACTGGTCATTGGTGTGCTGGTCACAGTTCTCGTGCAGAGCTCCAGCACGTCCTCCTCCATTGTGGTCAGCATGGTGGCCTCTAAGT TGCTGACCGTCCAGGCTTCGGTGCCCATCATCATGGGCGTCAATGTGGGCACGTCCATCACCAGCACCCTGGTCTCAATGGCACAGTCAGGGGACCGGGATGAGTTTCGGAG GGCCTTTGGAGGCTCAGCCGTGCACAGCATCTTCAACTGGCTCACAGTGCTGATCTTGCTGCCACTGGAGAGTGCCATGGCCCCACTGGAGAGGCTCAGCGCTCTAGCCCTGGGCACCACCAGCCTGCAGCCTGGGGGGCGTGCACCTGACATCCTCAAGGTGCTGACGCAGCCACTCACACACCTTGTTGTGCAG CTGGATGCCAATGTGATTACGGGAAGTGCCACAGGCAATGCCACCAACAGCAGCCTCGTCAAGCGATGGTGTGGCACCAGGGGGGAGATG ACCACGGGGAATGGCAGCAACTGTGGAGTGGCCGCCTCCGACTCCTGCCCTGAGAGGAACAGCTCAGCCGCCCTGGAGCACCTGCCCTGTGAGGCCCGGCGCCTGCCCCtacccctgcccaccccacaaGCTGGCCACCACTCACCTGCCCCCACCCTGCCACCAGGCCACCACCTGTTCGCAGGAACGGCGCTCACGGACCTGGCCGTGGGCTTCATCCTGCTGGCAGCTTCCCTGCTCGGGCTCTGCTCCTGCCTCGTCCTCCTCGTCAAGCTGCTCAACTCCGTGCTGCGCGGCCGTGTTGCCCAGGCCGTGAGGACTGTCATCAACGCTG ACTTCCCCTTCCCATTCGGCTGGCTCAGCGGCTACCTGGCCATCCTCGTGGGTGCCAGCCTGACCTTCATGCTCCAGAGCAGCAGCGTCTTTACGGCCGCCATTGTGCCGCTCATGG GGGTGAGGGTGATCAGCCTGGAGCGTGCGTACCCCCTCTTCCTGGGCTCTAACATTGGCACCACCACCACGGCTCTGCTGGCGGCCCTAGCCAGCCCCGCAGACATGCTGCTCAGCGCCGTCCAG ACCCTCCCAGGGCaggcccctgccccacctcctccaggaagccctccagaCTGCACCTGCTGCACCAGTCCTGGAGTCCAGCAGCCGTTGGAGGGGGCTGTGTTCCCTCCACATGTGGCCTTGCACCTCCTCCCCACAGGAGCCAGaccagagcccagggctgggtgGCCAAGTCAACTCAGGGATGAGAAGGATCGGGGTCACTAG